In one window of Prevotella fusca JCM 17724 DNA:
- a CDS encoding FtsX-like permease family protein, with protein sequence MNFPFYIARRYLFSKKSTHAINVISLISVLGVSVATMALVVVLSGFNGFSDLVASFFTNFDPQLKIEAAKGKAMSAKDPSLLKVKRLPIVEVATECVEDQALAVYHDKQAMVNVKGVEDNFDSLTHISNILYGDGDFTLHAANLQYGVLGIRLAQDLGTGVMWQDYLHIYAPQREGQYDAANPTDAFVKDSLVSPGALFQVKQMKYDKGYIITSLDFARHIFNRQGEITSLELRMKPDVDIDKAKNDIQTLLGDKYKVLDRYEQQADTFNIMRIEKLFAYIFLTFILMVACFNIIGSLSMLIIDKKEDVITLRNLGATDGQIRRIFLFEGRLISAAGAVIGIALGLLLCWLQQTYGLVQLGDQAGNFVINAYPISVHPEDIIAIFLTVILVGWLSVWYPVRYMSRKLTKE encoded by the coding sequence ATGAACTTCCCCTTTTACATTGCCCGTCGTTACCTCTTCTCAAAGAAGAGCACTCATGCCATCAACGTCATCAGCCTCATCTCCGTACTCGGTGTGTCTGTGGCTACAATGGCACTGGTAGTTGTGTTGAGTGGTTTCAACGGCTTCTCCGACCTTGTAGCATCCTTCTTCACTAACTTCGACCCACAACTGAAGATTGAAGCAGCAAAAGGAAAGGCTATGTCTGCCAAGGACCCATCGCTTCTGAAGGTGAAACGCCTGCCAATAGTGGAAGTTGCGACAGAGTGTGTGGAGGACCAGGCATTGGCTGTCTATCATGACAAACAGGCTATGGTGAACGTCAAAGGTGTGGAAGATAACTTCGACTCACTGACACATATCAGCAACATTCTCTATGGTGACGGCGACTTTACGCTCCATGCTGCCAACCTGCAGTACGGCGTTCTCGGCATCCGACTGGCTCAAGACCTCGGTACAGGGGTGATGTGGCAGGACTATCTACATATTTATGCACCACAGCGTGAAGGACAGTACGATGCCGCTAATCCTACTGATGCCTTCGTAAAGGATTCATTGGTGTCACCGGGAGCACTCTTTCAAGTGAAGCAGATGAAGTATGACAAGGGGTATATCATCACTTCCCTCGACTTCGCACGCCATATCTTCAACCGACAGGGTGAGATTACCTCACTTGAGTTGCGCATGAAACCAGACGTCGATATTGATAAGGCGAAAAACGACATACAAACCCTCCTCGGCGATAAATACAAGGTATTGGACCGATATGAGCAACAAGCCGACACGTTCAATATCATGCGCATTGAGAAGCTCTTTGCCTACATCTTCCTCACGTTCATCCTCATGGTGGCATGTTTCAACATCATCGGTTCGCTCTCCATGCTTATCATCGATAAGAAGGAGGATGTCATCACCCTGCGCAACCTCGGTGCTACAGACGGACAGATACGCCGCATCTTCCTCTTTGAAGGTCGTTTGATTTCCGCTGCGGGCGCTGTCATCGGCATTGCACTCGGCTTATTACTCTGCTGGTTGCAGCAAACTTACGGACTTGTACAGCTTGGCGACCAGGCTGGAAACTTCGTTATCAACGCCTACCCTATCAGCGTTCACCCCGAAGACATCATCGCCATCTTCCTCACTGTTATCCTCGTCGGCTGGCTTTCCGTGTGGTATCCTGTGCGCTATATGAGCCGTAAACTGACGAAGGAATAA
- the rhuM gene encoding virulence protein RhuM/Fic/DOC family protein, with translation MTETLNDKIIIYQSEDGKTQLDVKLDGETVWLSTKQMAELFDKEESNIRRHVNNVFKEAELARENNVHFLHVNGVKKPVPYYTLDVIISVGYRVHSQRGVRFRQWANSVLKQYLVKGYAINENIRKHQIAELRQLIQVLGRAIQQQPAKTTDESNALFDVVVDYTYALDTLDNYDYQRLHIAKTTKEEPFHATYENAMHEIDVLRQKFGGSVLFGNEKDESFKSSIGQIYQTFDGTELYPSVEEKAAMLLYLVTKNHSFSDGNKRIAATLFLWFMNNNAILYRPDGTKRIADNTLVALTLMIAESKTEEKDIMVKVVVNLINQAN, from the coding sequence ATGACTGAAACCTTAAACGACAAAATTATCATCTATCAAAGTGAAGATGGTAAAACCCAGCTTGATGTAAAGTTGGATGGGGAGACCGTATGGCTAAGTACAAAGCAAATGGCAGAACTCTTCGACAAGGAAGAGTCAAACATACGAAGACACGTAAACAATGTTTTTAAAGAAGCAGAACTTGCACGAGAGAATAACGTGCATTTTCTGCACGTTAATGGCGTAAAAAAGCCTGTCCCTTATTATACTCTTGATGTAATTATATCTGTTGGCTACCGTGTACATAGCCAAAGAGGTGTGCGTTTCCGCCAATGGGCAAACTCTGTTCTCAAGCAATATCTTGTCAAAGGCTATGCTATCAACGAGAACATTCGTAAACATCAGATTGCGGAACTGCGCCAACTCATACAAGTATTAGGCAGAGCCATCCAGCAACAACCTGCAAAGACGACGGACGAAAGCAATGCACTCTTTGATGTTGTAGTAGACTATACCTACGCACTCGACACACTTGATAACTATGATTACCAGCGATTACATATCGCCAAGACTACCAAAGAAGAACCTTTCCATGCCACATACGAGAATGCTATGCACGAGATAGATGTTCTTCGACAGAAGTTTGGTGGTTCTGTACTCTTTGGTAATGAGAAGGATGAGTCCTTCAAAAGTTCTATCGGACAAATCTATCAGACCTTTGATGGTACGGAACTTTATCCGAGTGTGGAGGAGAAAGCAGCTATGCTACTCTATCTTGTCACTAAGAACCACTCGTTCAGTGATGGAAACAAGCGCATTGCAGCCACCCTCTTCCTATGGTTTATGAACAACAATGCCATCCTCTATCGCCCCGATGGTACCAAACGAATTGCTGACAACACACTCGTTGCCCTCACCCTAATGATTGCTGAGAGCAAAACAGAGGAAAAGGATATAATGGTAAAGGTAGTGGTGAACCTTATCAACCAAGCCAATTAG
- the rbfA gene encoding 30S ribosome-binding factor RbfA: protein MQETRQNRISRLLQKELASIFQTQTRMMHGVLVSVTRVKVSPDLSICTAYLSIFPSEKGDELLKNINANEKTIRYDLGQRVHNQLRIIPELRFFIDDSLDYIERIDELLKK, encoded by the coding sequence ATGCAAGAGACAAGACAAAACCGCATATCACGCCTCCTTCAGAAGGAGCTGGCAAGTATTTTCCAGACACAGACACGCATGATGCACGGTGTGCTGGTCAGCGTGACACGCGTCAAGGTGAGTCCCGACCTCAGTATCTGTACGGCTTACCTCAGCATCTTTCCGTCAGAGAAGGGCGACGAACTGTTGAAGAACATCAATGCCAACGAGAAGACCATCCGCTATGACTTGGGACAGCGTGTGCACAACCAACTGCGCATCATCCCCGAACTCCGCTTCTTCATTGATGATTCCCTTGACTACATAGAGCGCATTGACGAGTTACTGAAGAAGTAA